The Thermacetogenium phaeum DSM 12270 genome segment CTTGAACCAGCCGAGGAAGGAGGCTATATCGCTTCTGTGCCGGCATTACCTGGTTGCGTCACCCAGGGGGAAACGAAGGAAGAGGCTTTGGCTATGGCTGAAGACGCCATCAGGGGGTATATCGAGAGCTTGAAAAAACATGGAGAGCCGCTCCCTTTTGGCTTTGAGAAAGCGGAAGTAGAGACTATCACAGTTGATGTGGCCTA includes the following:
- a CDS encoding type II toxin-antitoxin system HicB family antitoxin; protein product: MARFIVYLEPAEEGGYIASVPALPGCVTQGETKEEALAMAEDAIRGYIESLKKHGEPLPFGFEKAEVETITVDVA